TGTTGATGGGTCCGCCCGGAAGCCGCTCGATGGCCTGGCGAAGGATGCGCACGCTCTGCCGCATCTCCTCCATCCGGCACATGTAGCGGTCGTAGATGTCGCCGTGCTCGCCCACCGGCACCACGAAGTCGTACTGGTCGTAGTCGTAGTACGGGCGGTCCTTGCGGACGTCGTAGTCCACGCCGCTGGCGCGCAGGTTGGGGCCGCTGAGCCCGAAGTTCACCGCGTCCTCGGCCGAGATGACGCCCACGCCCTGGGTGCGGCCCACCCAGATGGCGTTGTTGGTGAGCAGCGTCTCCACCTCGTCGAGCACGGGGATGAACCCCTCCATCCACTTGCTCAGCTGCTCCACCCACCCGGCCGGCAGGTCGGCCATCATCCCCCCGATGCGGGTGGACGAGGTGGTGATCCGCGCGCCGGTCAGCGACTCGTGAAGGTCGTAGATCAGCTCGCGCTGCTGGAAGGTGTACAGGAAGACGGTGAACGCGCCCAGGTCGATGGCCGTCGTGCCCAGCCACAGCAGGTGGCTGAAGATGCGGTCCAGCTCCATGCACATCACGCGGACGACCTTGCACCGCTCCGTCACCTGGATCCCCATCATCTTTTCAACCGCCATGGCGTAGGCGCAGTTGTAGATGAGGGGCGCCAGGTAGTCCATGCGGTCGGTCAGCGGGACGATCTGGTTCCAGTCGCGGTACTCGCCCAGCTTTTCGAAGCTGCTGTGCAGGTAGCCGATGTGCGGAATGCAGCGCACCACCGTTTCGCCGTCCAGCTCCAGCACCAGCCGCAGCACGCCGTGCGTGGCCGGGTGCTGCGGCCCGATGTTGATGAGCATGTGCTCGCCGGCCACGTCCTCGTGCACCTCGCGGGCTTCGCCCTGCACGGGAACGATGGGGGCGTGCACCAGGCTGCCGCCGGAGGCCAGCTCGGGGCTGCGGGTGACGTTGTAGACGACTCTGCGCAGCGCCATCAGCCCGCTCCCATGCCGATGCCGGGCATCTCGCCCTGGTTGGGAACGCCGGGGCCGCCCTCGACGATCACGTCCGGGAGCGGCTGCCCCAGGACGTGGGCGATCTCCAGCTCCTGCGGCGAATAGTGGTCTTCGGTCTTCATGGAAAGCGCACGGCGGGTCTGCTCGGCGCGGCTGAAGCGCCCGCGCAGCGGAAAGTCCTTCCGCAGCGGGTGCCCCTCGGCGTAGTTGTACGGCATGAGAATGCGGCGCAGGTCCGGGTGCCCGCGGAACACCACGCCGAACATGTCGTACACCTCGCGCTCCATCCAGTCGGCGGCGCGCCACAGGAAGTAGGTGCTGTCGATTTCCAGCGCCTCCAGCGGAAGCTCGCACTTCACGCGGAGGTTCAGCTTGGTGGGAATCGACCACAGCTGGTATACGACCTGGATGGCCCGGCCGCCGCCGTAGTCCACGGCGGTCAGGTCCTGCAGGAAGTCGTACCGGCAGCTGTCCTTCAGCCAGCCCAGCACTTCCAGGTTGCGCTCGGGCGGGATGTAGACGATGTGCTCGTCGCCGGCCACCACCTCGTGCCGCAGCACGCCCGCGCCGAAGTGCTCGCGCAGCGCCTCGACGGTGGGGTGCGGGGGCAGGTCGCCGGCCTGCGGGGGCGCTCCGGGCGCCTCGGCCTCGGAGGGGCCGGGGCCCTGGTCCAGCCCCTCGAGGCCCTTCTTGAACTCGCCGTTGGCCATGTCCGTCAGGGCAGGCGGTCGCTGACGCGCACCACCGCACCCGTGCTCACCAGGCCGCTGGCGCGGTTCTGGTTGGTGCTGTTGCCGAACGGCAGCGTGATGCGGTCGATGGTTTCCTGCGGCAGGTAGCTCCCCGTTTCCGGCAGCTGGTCCACCGCGTTCCACTCGTCTTCCGAGCTGGGCGACGAGTTCCGGATCTTTTCCTGGATCAGCAGAATGCCGTAGATCAGCGACTCGGGACGCGGCGGGCAGCCGGGTACGTACACGTCGACGGGGATGATGGTGTCGATGCCCTGCACCATGCTGTACACGTCGAACACGCCGCCCGTGCTGGCGCAGGCGCCCATGCTGATGCTCCACTTGGGCGAGGGCATCTGCTCCCAGATCTTCTTGAGCACGGGCGCCATCTTGTAGCTCACGCGCCCCGCGCAGATCAGCAGGTCGGCTTGGCGCGGGCTGAAGCTCATGCGCTCCATGCCGAAGCGGGCCAGGTCGAACCGCGTCGCGGCGGTGGCCATCATCTCGATGGCGCAGCACGCCGTGCCGAAGGGCATGGGCCACAGAGAGTTGGTGCGCGCCCAGTTGACGACGGCGTCCACCCGCGTCGTCAGGAACCCCGGCGACCCGTCGAACAGGTTGCCCTGCTGGTGCTCGGTGGCGGGCTGCACGTTTCCGGGCAGCCCCTGGTGCACGGCCAGCCCGCGATGGTCGCGCGGCTGGCCCTCCGTCATATCGCCACTGCTGCCGGACGGGCGGTCGTTCAGTCCCATTCCAGCGCTCCTTTCTTCCATTCGTAGACCAGGCCCACCGTCAGGATGAACACGAAGATCATCGCCGTGGCGAACCCGTGCCATCCCAGCGCCCGGGCCGAAACGGCCCACGGGAGCAGGAACACGGTTTCCACGTCGAAGACGATGAACAGGATCGCCACGACGTAGAACTTCACCGAGAACCGCTCGCGCGTTCCCCCCAGCGGCACCATGCCGCTTTCGTAGGGCGCCGACTTGTTCTTGGTGGCCTTTCCCGGGCTGAGCACGGTGGACAGCACCACCATGAAGATGGCGTTGGCCACCGAGACGGCCAGGAGGATCAGCACCGGGATGTAGGGTCGAAGCATCGCTTCGGGCCTGTCCTGTAACAGGAGTTTGTGAAACGTTTCACTAGGGTGGAGCCGCGGCAAGATACAGCCGTGTCACAGCCGGGTCAAGCCAGCCCCCACGGGGTTTTTCGGCCCCTTGCCGCCCCCCGCGGGCGGGCGTAGCTTGGGCGCCGGACTTCGCCCTGCCCGGTGCCTCATCGCCGGCTCCGCACGGGCTGCCCCGTCCGGCCCCCGGTGCGCGGCCTTCCCGACCCCTTCAAGCTTCGTTCCGCCGCATGAGCATACGCTCCGACAAGTGGATCCGGCGCATGGCCCGCGAGCACGGGATGATCGACCCGTTCGAGGACGCGCAGGTGCGGGCGGGAACCATCAGCTACGGCGTGTCGAGCTACGGCTACGACATGCGGGTGGCGAACGAGTTCAAGATCTTCACGAACGTCAACAACGCCATCGTCGATCCCAAGGCGTTCAGCGACAAGTCGTTCGTGCCCTTCGAGGGCGACGTGTGCATCGTGCCGCCCAACTCGTTCGCGCTGGCCCGGTCCGTGGAGTACTTCCGCATCCCCCGCGACGTGATCACGCTGTGCGTGGGCAAATCGACGTACGCGCGGTGCGGGATCATCACCAACGTCACGCCCTTCGAGCCCGAGTGGGAGGGATTCGTGACGCTCGAGATCAGCAACACCACGCCGCTGCCGGCCAGGATCTACGCCAACGAGGGGATCGCCCAGGTGCTCTTCTTCCAGGGTGACGAGCCCCCCGAGGTCAGCTACGCCGACCGCAAGGGCAAGTACATGGGACAGGTGGGGGTCACGACCCCGCGTCTGTAACGGCGGTGCGCTGCGCGGGGATGTAGAGTGGGCTCCCGAGCCTGTCATCCGAGCGGGGGTGCGCGCACCGGAGCCTGGCATCCTGAGCCTTGGTGCGTGAGCAGGCGCCGAACCCTGTCATCCTGAGCATGAGTGCGTGA
This window of the Longimicrobium sp. genome carries:
- a CDS encoding NADH-quinone oxidoreductase subunit A, which gives rise to MLRPYIPVLILLAVSVANAIFMVVLSTVLSPGKATKNKSAPYESGMVPLGGTRERFSVKFYVVAILFIVFDVETVFLLPWAVSARALGWHGFATAMIFVFILTVGLVYEWKKGALEWD
- a CDS encoding NADH-quinone oxidoreductase subunit NuoB; this encodes MFDGSPGFLTTRVDAVVNWARTNSLWPMPFGTACCAIEMMATAATRFDLARFGMERMSFSPRQADLLICAGRVSYKMAPVLKKIWEQMPSPKWSISMGACASTGGVFDVYSMVQGIDTIIPVDVYVPGCPPRPESLIYGILLIQEKIRNSSPSSEDEWNAVDQLPETGSYLPQETIDRITLPFGNSTNQNRASGLVSTGAVVRVSDRLP
- the dcd gene encoding dCTP deaminase; the protein is MSIRSDKWIRRMAREHGMIDPFEDAQVRAGTISYGVSSYGYDMRVANEFKIFTNVNNAIVDPKAFSDKSFVPFEGDVCIVPPNSFALARSVEYFRIPRDVITLCVGKSTYARCGIITNVTPFEPEWEGFVTLEISNTTPLPARIYANEGIAQVLFFQGDEPPEVSYADRKGKYMGQVGVTTPRL
- the nuoD gene encoding NADH dehydrogenase (quinone) subunit D, giving the protein MALRRVVYNVTRSPELASGGSLVHAPIVPVQGEAREVHEDVAGEHMLINIGPQHPATHGVLRLVLELDGETVVRCIPHIGYLHSSFEKLGEYRDWNQIVPLTDRMDYLAPLIYNCAYAMAVEKMMGIQVTERCKVVRVMCMELDRIFSHLLWLGTTAIDLGAFTVFLYTFQQRELIYDLHESLTGARITTSSTRIGGMMADLPAGWVEQLSKWMEGFIPVLDEVETLLTNNAIWVGRTQGVGVISAEDAVNFGLSGPNLRASGVDYDVRKDRPYYDYDQYDFVVPVGEHGDIYDRYMCRMEEMRQSVRILRQAIERLPGGPINIDDPRVILPTKTAAMNDMESMIHHFKVVMEGVRAPVGESWFSVESSKGELGMYVVSDGGAKPVRWRVRGPSFINIAALPHMIEGALLSDVIAVNASLDIVLGEIDR